In Luteimonas galliterrae, the sequence GCTGACCACGGCCTTGCCGCGCGACGCCGGCGCGCCCAGGCGATTGCGGTCGATCGTGACCTGCTTGATGAATTCGTCCTTGGTCACCAGCCGCTTCATCGTGGGCGATGCGCCTTCCCACACTTCGGCGATGCGATTGGCGTCGACCAGGCCGAGCACCTGGGTCGCGGCCTGCGTGGTGTCCGCGTCCTGCTTGGCCAGCGCAGCGCGCTGCTGCGGCGTGAGCGTCGGCTGCGCCTGTTGCTGTTGCGCGGGCTGCGCAGGACGCGCTGCCGGAGCGGCCGGACGAGCCGGCTGCGCCTGCGGCTGTTGCGCTGCGGCGGTGCCGACACAGGCCAGCAGGGATGCGGCCAGGAGGAGCTTGCGATTATTCATCTTTGTCTACCTTTTCCGGGGGTCCAAGCACAGGAGCCGCAGTCTACGACAAAATTCGGCAGTGCCGCGTAGGCTCCGATCCCACTTTCGGCCGAGCGGCGGAACCCGCGGAAAAGGCGATGATCCGGCCGGCCGGCATCAAGCCGGCTTGCGCGGCGAACCTTCGGCTGCGACTCTGCGCACCACGCTTCAGGATGGCGCCGATGCCGCAGATCGACTTCACGCTCGACCACGACTACGTCGAACTGAACCAGTTATTGAAACTGACCGGGCTCTGCGACAGCGGCGGCGCGGGCAAGGCGCTGGTCGCTAGCGGCGCGGTGCGGGTGGACGGCGCCGTGGAGCTCCGCAAGACCTGCAAGATACGCGCGGGGCAACGCGTGTCGCTGGACGACGTCGATATCGACGTGCATGGCGCGGCCTGAATACCGAAGCGATTGCGTTCGCATTAGCTAGTGGCCGCATCGGCCG encodes:
- a CDS encoding DUF4019 domain-containing protein, translated to MNNRKLLLAASLLACVGTAAAQQPQAQPARPAAPAARPAQPAQQQQAQPTLTPQQRAALAKQDADTTQAATQVLGLVDANRIAEVWEGASPTMKRLVTKDEFIKQVTIDRNRLGAPASRGKAVVSRSQFNAGGQVPAGLYINVNFPTKFAKAPQPVRELVSFRLDEDKVWRVSGYSLR
- a CDS encoding RNA-binding S4 domain-containing protein; this encodes MPQIDFTLDHDYVELNQLLKLTGLCDSGGAGKALVASGAVRVDGAVELRKTCKIRAGQRVSLDDVDIDVHGAA